A section of the Solitalea canadensis DSM 3403 genome encodes:
- the ygiD gene encoding 4,5-DOPA-extradiol-dioxygenase, producing MESLKEWAKPFLADDNKDIMPTLFVGHGSPMNAIEENNYTRAWKTIGDAVERPKAILVVSAHWLTRGTFVTAMEKPRTIHDFGGFPRQLFETEYPAPGSPEFAQLTKQQITLANIELDHEWGLDHGTWSVLIKMFPKADIPVYQLSIDYTKPLSWHFELAKELAFLRSKGVLVMGSGNVVHNLRMVNFNEKGGYDWAIDFDERVKEYLLGDRLQELVNFEKLGKGALLSIPTTEHYIPLIYTMGLKQENENTSFPVEGMDLGSISMRSVMFS from the coding sequence ATGGAAAGCTTAAAAGAGTGGGCTAAACCATTTTTAGCTGATGATAATAAAGATATCATGCCAACTTTATTTGTTGGTCATGGTAGTCCGATGAATGCCATAGAAGAAAACAATTATACCAGGGCCTGGAAAACGATAGGGGATGCTGTCGAGCGACCCAAAGCCATTTTGGTGGTTTCTGCTCATTGGCTTACCCGCGGAACATTTGTGACGGCGATGGAAAAGCCACGCACAATTCATGATTTCGGTGGTTTTCCAAGACAATTGTTTGAAACTGAATATCCGGCTCCAGGGAGTCCAGAGTTTGCTCAGCTTACCAAACAGCAAATAACGTTGGCTAACATTGAGTTAGACCATGAATGGGGCTTGGATCATGGTACCTGGTCTGTTTTAATAAAGATGTTCCCTAAAGCTGATATTCCTGTATATCAATTAAGCATTGATTATACCAAACCACTAAGTTGGCATTTTGAATTAGCAAAAGAACTGGCTTTTTTACGCTCAAAAGGAGTGTTGGTTATGGGAAGTGGAAACGTAGTGCATAACCTGAGAATGGTAAACTTTAATGAAAAAGGCGGTTATGATTGGGCAATTGATTTTGATGAACGTGTGAAAGAATACCTTTTAGGTGACCGATTGCAAGAGCTTGTTAATTTTGAGAAGCTTGGGAAAGGTGCGTTGCTATCAATTCCAACTACTGAACATTATATTCCGTTAATCTATACTATGGGTTTAAAACAGGAAAATGAAAATACGTCGTTTCCAGTAGAAGGTATGGATCTGGGTTCAATATCCATGCGTTCGGTGATGTTTAGTTAA
- a CDS encoding RNA methyltransferase, with amino-acid sequence MRKLKLDELNRVSVEEFKEQEKLPIVIVLDNVRSMNNIGSIFRTSDAFALEGIYLCGISAQPPHREIEKTALGATQSVDWFYFESTQEAVKDLHEEGYEVLAIEQAENSMMLQNFRPEKDKKYALIFGNEVNGVDDEVMKMVDGCIEIPQFGTKHSFNIVVSMGIVGWDFYSKMKLY; translated from the coding sequence ATGCGTAAATTAAAGCTCGACGAACTGAATCGTGTAAGCGTTGAAGAATTCAAAGAACAGGAAAAGTTACCGATTGTAATTGTGTTAGACAATGTGAGAAGCATGAATAATATAGGCTCGATTTTCAGAACGTCTGATGCATTTGCCCTGGAAGGTATTTATTTATGTGGTATCAGCGCCCAACCTCCGCATCGTGAAATAGAAAAAACGGCTTTAGGAGCTACACAGTCGGTTGATTGGTTTTATTTTGAGTCAACTCAGGAAGCGGTAAAAGACTTGCATGAAGAAGGTTATGAGGTACTGGCTATTGAACAGGCTGAAAACAGCATGATGTTGCAAAATTTCAGGCCTGAAAAAGATAAAAAATACGCACTGATATTTGGTAATGAGGTAAATGGTGTAGATGATGAAGTGATGAAAATGGTAGATGGTTGCATCGAAATCCCTCAGTTTGGCACCAAACATTCATTTAACATTGTAGTGAGCATGGGAATTGTTGGATGGGATTTTTATAGTAAAATGAAGTTGTATTAG
- a CDS encoding YdeI/OmpD-associated family protein: MSENILHSRLKIKVGQRLLVLNASADYLKQLQPLPENCILENEISDGLYDLVHLFAKTTAELNDLVKAVLNQLSNDTVFWISFPKKSSGFQSDLTMYTGWEVLDQSNYNGISMVSLDDNWSACRFKPRGTSKKTDLCNDSIQKQDKYSTYIDVENKVIKLLPEDLAKELKGNTTAENFFHTLSYTNRKEYLMWILTAKQDNTRTDRIQKTLAKLMAQKKNPTEK, from the coding sequence ATGTCTGAAAATATTCTTCATAGCCGGCTAAAAATCAAGGTCGGACAACGATTATTGGTTTTAAATGCTTCTGCAGATTATTTAAAACAGTTACAGCCTCTACCGGAGAACTGTATACTCGAAAACGAGATTTCAGATGGCCTCTATGACCTGGTACATTTATTTGCCAAAACAACGGCTGAACTTAACGATTTGGTTAAAGCTGTTCTTAATCAGCTAAGTAATGACACTGTTTTTTGGATTAGCTTTCCAAAGAAAAGTTCCGGTTTTCAAAGTGATCTTACCATGTACACTGGCTGGGAAGTGCTGGATCAATCGAATTACAATGGTATTTCAATGGTTTCTTTAGATGATAACTGGTCGGCTTGCAGGTTTAAACCAAGAGGAACTTCTAAGAAAACAGATCTGTGTAATGATTCGATTCAGAAGCAGGATAAATACAGTACTTATATTGATGTAGAAAATAAAGTCATCAAGCTGCTGCCGGAAGATCTTGCTAAAGAATTAAAGGGAAATACAACTGCAGAGAATTTCTTTCATACCCTGTCGTACACCAACCGGAAAGAATATTTAATGTGGATATTAACAGCAAAACAAGACAATACCCGGACAGATCGGATTCAAAAAACGCTTGCAAAGCTAATGGCACAAAAGAAAAATCCTACTGAAAAGTGA
- the fsa gene encoding fructose-6-phosphate aldolase — MKFFIDTANLAQIKEAQDLGVLDGVTTNPSLMAKEGITGDDNVLAHYKAICDLVDDNVSAEVISTDFEGMIAEGERLAAIDKKIVVKVPMIADGVKALKYFSKKGIRTNCTLVFSAGQALLAAKAGASYVSPFVGRLDDISTDGLQLIEDIRLIYDNYGYETEILAASVRHPMHIIECAKIGADVMTGPLSAIKALLKHPLTDIGLQQFLADHAKAAAATK; from the coding sequence ATGAAGTTCTTCATCGATACGGCCAATCTGGCTCAAATTAAAGAAGCACAAGACTTAGGAGTGTTAGACGGTGTTACCACTAATCCATCTTTAATGGCTAAAGAAGGTATTACCGGCGACGATAACGTATTAGCTCATTACAAAGCTATTTGCGATTTAGTTGACGATAATGTAAGTGCTGAAGTAATCTCAACTGATTTTGAAGGTATGATTGCCGAAGGCGAGCGTTTAGCTGCTATCGACAAAAAGATCGTGGTTAAGGTTCCTATGATTGCTGACGGTGTTAAAGCCCTTAAGTATTTCTCTAAAAAAGGTATCCGCACTAACTGTACATTGGTATTTTCGGCTGGTCAGGCTTTATTAGCTGCTAAAGCTGGTGCTAGTTATGTTTCTCCTTTTGTTGGTCGTTTAGATGATATCTCAACTGATGGTTTACAATTGATCGAAGATATCCGTTTGATCTATGATAACTACGGTTACGAAACTGAAATCTTAGCAGCATCTGTGCGTCACCCAATGCACATCATCGAATGCGCTAAAATTGGTGCAGATGTTATGACTGGACCTCTTTCAGCTATCAAGGCGTTATTAAAACACCCATTAACTGATATCGGTTTACAACAATTCTTAGCTGACCACGCGAAAGCAGCTGCAGCTACTAAGTAA
- a CDS encoding DUF3810 domain-containing protein: MNKQLRKKLYLLLVLIFVIFLFRFFANWPSFIENVYANGIYKLISILQRSITGWLPFSLGDVVYAVVILLILLGIFQYIRGIVKAKENRGSFALNGLLKGTIIFLCAYLVFQFCWGLNYFRQPLSERLMLNSERADKEQLMRLAAILTQRVNTAHLELTNDSLVQYRNPIHSDSLYKIASVGYDKSVDFNFKIRSTKTSLYKLLMNYGGIGGYYNPFSGESQVNTDPPKFSLPFTICHEMAHQSGISAEEEANFVGYITALNTQDKFFKYSAELEAFMYTVSELGRMDTLARKHYYLSLNRGVKADIKEYRQFWRKYENAIEPYFEWYYDLFLKSNNQPKGIRSYNEFVNLLVGYYEKKGLITVKSQ, encoded by the coding sequence ATGAACAAACAGCTTCGCAAAAAGCTCTACCTACTACTTGTATTAATTTTCGTCATCTTCCTTTTTCGCTTTTTTGCTAACTGGCCTTCTTTTATTGAGAATGTATATGCAAATGGTATTTATAAACTGATTTCGATTTTGCAACGATCGATAACTGGATGGTTGCCATTTAGTTTAGGCGACGTGGTGTATGCTGTCGTGATTCTGTTGATATTGCTTGGAATATTCCAATACATTAGGGGTATTGTTAAAGCAAAAGAAAATAGAGGGAGCTTTGCCCTGAATGGTTTATTAAAAGGCACTATTATTTTTCTTTGTGCATACCTGGTTTTTCAGTTTTGCTGGGGGCTTAATTATTTCCGTCAACCACTTTCAGAGCGGTTGATGTTAAATTCGGAGCGTGCAGATAAGGAGCAATTAATGCGACTTGCAGCTATTCTAACCCAACGGGTAAACACTGCGCATTTGGAATTAACCAATGATTCTTTAGTGCAATACAGGAATCCCATTCATAGTGACTCGCTTTATAAAATTGCTTCAGTAGGATACGACAAATCTGTTGATTTTAATTTTAAGATACGATCAACCAAGACCTCGCTTTACAAATTATTGATGAATTATGGCGGAATAGGGGGTTATTACAATCCTTTTTCAGGCGAGTCGCAAGTAAACACAGATCCACCTAAATTTTCTTTGCCTTTTACCATTTGTCATGAGATGGCGCATCAGAGTGGGATTTCGGCGGAGGAAGAAGCCAACTTTGTTGGATATATTACCGCATTGAATACACAAGATAAGTTCTTTAAGTACTCTGCTGAACTGGAAGCATTTATGTATACGGTGTCGGAGTTAGGAAGAATGGATACGCTTGCGCGAAAGCATTATTACCTGAGTTTAAACAGAGGTGTTAAGGCAGACATAAAAGAGTATCGTCAGTTTTGGAGAAAATACGAAAATGCGATTGAACCGTATTTTGAATGGTATTATGATTTGTTTCTGAAGTCCAATAATCAGCCTAAAGGTATCCGCAGCTATAATGAGTTTGTGAATTTACTGGTGGGCTATTATGAGAAAAAAGGATTGATAACGGTGAAGTCGCAGTGA
- a CDS encoding D-glycero-alpha-D-manno-heptose-1,7-bisphosphate 7-phosphatase gives MNKAVFLDRDGVLNKELGDYVCTLEDFQVLAHNFKPLKELQDRGYLLIVVTNQGGLAKGWYTEATLQRMHSEMRRQYAEHGVEFKEIYYCNHHPEYNSACFCRKPGSLLLEKAIARFNIDKAKSYFIGDRERDIEAGEKAGVTGILIDSDQPIAEVMHLIK, from the coding sequence ATGAATAAAGCGGTTTTTCTAGATCGAGATGGGGTTTTGAATAAAGAATTAGGTGATTATGTGTGTACACTCGAAGATTTTCAGGTATTAGCCCATAATTTTAAACCGCTAAAAGAACTTCAGGACCGTGGTTATTTGTTAATTGTTGTAACCAACCAGGGAGGATTAGCCAAAGGGTGGTATACTGAAGCTACACTACAGCGTATGCATAGTGAAATGCGTCGACAATATGCTGAACATGGGGTTGAATTCAAAGAAATCTATTACTGCAATCACCATCCTGAATATAATAGTGCTTGTTTTTGCCGTAAACCGGGGTCTTTATTATTAGAAAAGGCTATTGCCCGATTTAACATTGATAAGGCAAAATCATATTTTATCGGCGACCGTGAGCGCGATATTGAGGCAGGAGAGAAGGCTGGGGTTACCGGGATTCTTATCGATAGCGATCAACCCATTGCTGAAGTTATGCATTTAATAAAATAA
- a CDS encoding OPT family oligopeptide transporter — translation MQDSTPHFKPYVSPDTRMAEFTLKSVLLGGFFGIVFGAANVYLALKAGLTVSASIPISVMAISLGRKLFKTTILENNIIQTAGSAGESIASGVAFTLPAFLFLSITETGGSVGAEYFNYLTIFTLAAMGGVLGTLMMIPLRRSLIVKEHGNLPYPEGTACASVLIAGEKGGDFSKTAYQGLGFAIIYAIFQKIFNLIAAVPTLVTQQTNKYFPSATVNGEITPEYLGVGYIIGPRIAGVLVAGGVLAWLGLIPLLATLVPGEVIAAQLVKLGYLKDVAVAGGDLGWNPLTKTFEDTASAIYFAYVRQIGAGAVAVGGLMTLIKTIPTIVRSFKESIGSLKDRQSDESVLRTERDLSFKVVIVGSIALVLLILFMPQIPSSTLIGKLLIGILVVVFGFFFVTVSSRIVGLIGSSSNPISGMTIATLMGTCLIFISVGWTGKLFEPMALVVGAIICIAAANAGATSQDLKTGYIIGATPKYQQLALFIGAIVSSVVIGATIKMLDTPTEAAIQQGITHTIGTKAFPAPQGTLMATLIRGLLSFNLDWQYVLVGAFLSITIELCGVNALSFAVGAYLPLSTTLPIFVGGAIKGVVDRKMKKQNRHEDDELGKGSLFATGLVAGGAVAGVLIAFGQVLFEEQLKAISWQASLEKALGSGGYQLLGTALFAFMGFVLYRIAMKKE, via the coding sequence ATGCAAGATTCTACACCTCATTTCAAACCTTATGTTTCTCCCGACACCAGGATGGCTGAGTTTACCCTTAAGTCCGTTCTATTGGGAGGCTTTTTCGGAATTGTTTTTGGAGCAGCCAACGTTTACCTGGCTTTAAAAGCCGGATTAACTGTATCGGCCTCCATTCCTATCTCAGTAATGGCAATTTCTTTAGGCCGGAAGCTCTTCAAAACAACCATTTTAGAAAACAATATTATTCAAACAGCAGGTTCTGCCGGTGAATCCATTGCTTCAGGTGTTGCCTTTACATTGCCAGCCTTCCTCTTTTTATCGATTACGGAAACAGGTGGAAGTGTGGGAGCCGAATATTTCAACTACCTGACTATTTTTACATTAGCAGCAATGGGAGGTGTTTTAGGAACATTAATGATGATTCCGCTTCGCCGCTCATTAATAGTTAAGGAGCACGGAAACCTTCCTTATCCAGAAGGTACAGCCTGTGCATCCGTATTAATTGCAGGAGAAAAAGGCGGCGACTTTTCAAAAACCGCTTATCAGGGCTTAGGCTTTGCTATCATTTATGCCATTTTCCAAAAGATATTTAACCTGATTGCAGCAGTTCCTACTTTGGTAACCCAGCAAACAAACAAATATTTCCCATCAGCAACTGTTAACGGAGAAATTACGCCGGAATATTTAGGTGTTGGTTATATCATCGGCCCTCGAATAGCGGGTGTGTTGGTAGCCGGAGGTGTGTTGGCCTGGTTAGGATTAATTCCATTATTAGCAACATTGGTTCCTGGTGAAGTAATTGCTGCTCAATTAGTAAAACTAGGTTATTTAAAAGATGTAGCTGTAGCGGGTGGCGATTTAGGATGGAATCCTCTAACAAAAACCTTTGAAGACACAGCATCCGCTATTTACTTCGCTTATGTACGTCAGATTGGTGCAGGTGCGGTAGCGGTTGGGGGCTTAATGACGCTTATCAAAACAATTCCAACAATTGTCCGCTCATTTAAAGAAAGCATTGGGTCATTAAAGGATCGTCAGTCTGATGAAAGTGTTTTACGTACCGAACGTGACCTATCATTCAAAGTGGTAATAGTAGGTAGTATTGCCCTGGTGTTATTGATTTTGTTTATGCCACAAATTCCAAGCAGCACCTTAATTGGCAAATTACTGATCGGAATTTTGGTGGTGGTATTCGGTTTCTTCTTTGTTACTGTATCCAGCCGCATTGTGGGTTTAATCGGATCGAGCTCCAACCCTATTTCAGGTATGACGATCGCTACCTTAATGGGTACTTGTTTAATTTTTATCAGTGTTGGATGGACCGGAAAGTTATTTGAACCAATGGCCCTAGTTGTCGGTGCAATTATTTGTATTGCCGCAGCCAACGCCGGTGCTACCTCTCAGGATTTAAAAACTGGCTACATAATCGGTGCAACTCCTAAATATCAGCAATTAGCTTTATTTATTGGGGCTATTGTATCATCGGTTGTAATTGGAGCCACTATTAAAATGTTGGACACTCCTACTGAAGCTGCTATTCAGCAAGGTATCACCCATACAATTGGTACTAAAGCTTTCCCTGCTCCTCAGGGTACGTTAATGGCTACCTTAATTCGCGGTTTATTATCTTTTAACCTGGATTGGCAGTATGTTTTAGTAGGTGCATTTTTATCTATTACCATTGAGCTTTGCGGAGTAAATGCTCTTTCATTTGCTGTAGGAGCTTATTTACCGTTATCAACTACACTGCCGATTTTTGTCGGAGGAGCTATCAAAGGTGTTGTTGATCGCAAAATGAAAAAACAAAACCGCCATGAAGATGATGAACTTGGTAAAGGCAGTTTATTTGCTACTGGTTTGGTTG